In one window of Arachis ipaensis cultivar K30076 chromosome B06, Araip1.1, whole genome shotgun sequence DNA:
- the LOC107646959 gene encoding ethylene-responsive transcription factor ERF024-like, which yields MRSNNTSSSSSSGSSGTGRHPLYRGVRRRSSGKWVSEIREPKKPTRIWLGTFSTPEMAAIAYDVAALALKGNDAALNFPDSASSLPVPASSSARDIQVAAASAAAALGAAKDSIEGSRGAAAGNAVALEQEVPPLSQARNTNDNNNEFVDEDLIFDMPNVLLNMAEGMLLSPPRFHVADDYTTAPEYMPEDPHLWSYPYFP from the coding sequence ATGCGTTCCAAcaacacttcttcttcttcttcttcaggcaGTAGTGGCACTGGTCGGCACCCTTTGTACCGAGGAGTGAGGCGCAGGAGCAGTGGCAAATGGGTCTCCGAAATCAGGGAGCCAAAGAAACCTACCAGGATTTGGCTTGGCACTTTCTCCACCCCCGAAATGGCTGCTATTGCTTATGATGTCGCCGCTCTTGCTCTTAAGGGTAACGATGCTGCCCTTAACTTCCCCGACTCCGCTTCTTCCCTCCCTGTTCCTGCCTCTTCCTCTGCCCGCGATATTCAAGTTGCCGCAGCCAGTGCAGCTGCTGCTCTCGGAGCCGCCAAAGACTCCATCGAGGGAAGCCGGGGAGCCGCGGCAGGGAATGCCGTTGCGCTGGAGCAAGAGGTGCCGCCGCTCTCCCAAGCCAGGAACACTAATGACAACAATAATGAGTTTGTGGATGAGGATTTGATTTTTGATATGCCTAATGTTCTGCTCAATATGGCTGAAGGAATGCTTCTTAGCCCTCCTCGTTTTCATGTTGCCGATGACTACACTACTGCTCCAGAATACATGCCGGAAGATCCACACCTCTGGAGTTACCCTTATTTCCCATGA